A region of the Dysgonomonas mossii genome:
GTGATTGTCGTTTTTTGGTTCGGTGCTAAGTCTATTGAAGGCATTGTTCCCGATTCGGATTTAACCCCATCTTTAAGAACCTCCCATTTTATATTAAACTCATTCAGATTGGTAAAGTCATACTTGTTTTCAATCTCAATTTTGCCTGTATTCAACGATAGTTCACGGAATTTGATGTATTGATATATTTTCTTTATCTCCAGCAGCTTTGCTGTAACTCTACGATCGGGAGTTGTTAATCCGTTACATACAAAGTCGAAGTCATTTGGTTTGTCTCCAAAATCACCTCCTAGGTAATATTGATTGTCCGGTTTTCCGTACATGTTCAATCCCTGATCTACCCAGTCCCAAACGCATCCGCCTATCATACGTTGCGATTTGTTTTCTATATAATCCCAATATTCGGCAATGTTGCCCGGAGCATTCCCCATCGAGTGAACATATTCGCACAAGAAATAAGGTTTGTCGGTATCTCTTTGGTCAAAAGCAGCCATACGTGCCAAATCGGGATACATGTGAGAGTCTATATCGGCTACTTCATTCTTGCCTTCATAGTGAACGGGGCGTGATGGATCGAGCAGCTTAGCAACTTTATACATCTCATCAAAGTTGTCGCCATTTCCACCTTCATTGCCCAAAGACCAGAAGATGACGGACGGATGGTTCTTGTCTCGTTGTATCACTCTTTCTATTCGGTCTTTGAATGCAGGAATCCAGCTCGGCATACCACTTATCGAATGATTTCCATGATTTTCGAGGTCGGCCTCATCCATTACATACAATCCGTAGTAATCGTATAACGCATACATCCTTGGGTCGTTAGGATAGTGGCTCGTGCGTATTGTATTCAGATTATGTTGTTTCATCATCACGATGTCCTGTATCATCGATTCTACAGGCACCGCTTTTCCGAATCTGGGATGAATGTCATGCCTGTTTGTTCCTTTAAAGAAAACCTGTTCATTGTTGATATAAACACGTTTGTTCTTGATCTCTATTTTTCTGAATCCAAACTTCGAGGACATTGCTTCCAATACATTTCCATTATTGTCTTTCAGGGTAATGATTGCAGTATAAAGGTTCGGCTTTTCGGCAGACCATAATGAAGGGTTCGTAACACTTGCCTGTATATCATATTCCTGTTCTTGGTTTGCCTTCAATGCTCCAACAGGTTGTGTGATGTTTGCAACCTCCTTGCCTTTAGTATCTAAAAGTGATACACCTAGAGTTGTCGCTTGAGATGCTTTTTTATAATAATTCTTTATCGAAGCTTTCACTTTGAAAAGGGCAGAGCTGTAATCATCACCTTTAAAATCTGACTGTAAGAAGTAATCACGTACATGTACTTTAGGTGCTGCGTATAAGTACACCGGACGATGAATTCCACTCAGGCGGAACATATCCTGATCTTCTATATAGCTAGCATCCGTCCAGCGATAAACTTCGGCAGCAATGGTGTTTGTCCCTGCTTTAACGTAATTTGTAATGTTAAATTCGGCAACATTGTTCGCACCTTGGCTATAGCCTACTTTTTTACCGTTGATCCATACATATATTCCACTGTATACACCATCGAAGTGTAAGATGATTTCTTTGCCATCCCAATCTGCCGGAATAGAAAAATCACGGCGATACGATCCTACGGGATTTACTTCTATCTCGTTGGTGTATCCTTTTTGCGGTTGTATAAATGGAGGATTATTCTTGAATGGATAGGTTATATTCGTATAGATGGGTGTTCCGTATCCGTGCATTTCCCAGTTGGAAGGCACAGGTATTTCTTTCCAAGACGAAACATCATAGTTTGTCTTATAGAAATCTTTAGGACGTTCCGAAGGTTTTTTTACCCAATGAAATTTCCAATCACCATTCAGAGATAAATACAAGGATGATGACGGTTCTTCCCACGGTTTATCGAAGCTTTTATCTTTTTTAAGGCTTTCTACAGAAGGGAAGGGGATATAAGTTACGTGTCCGGGTTCTTTGTTTATTGCAAAGATTGTTTCATTCTCCCAGTCGTTTTTACTTGGTTTTAACTTTTCCTCTTTAGGCGGTTTGATATTCGTAGGAACCAGCCTCCATGTTTGAGAAGAGTTTGGAAGTTGCGACAACTGCGCGCCGATGGCATCCTCTCCGGTGAAAGCCAGTGCCATTTGGCTTGCTTTATGAATGATGGCAAAAGCACCTGTACCTGTTACATTCAATTGCCATTGCTGGTTTATGTTTGACTTGTTACTGTCCCACTGAATGATTGGGTTGCCATTCCCTGTTGTCGTATTGTTGTTGTCAATACTTTTGTAAATAAAGGGGTTGGAGATCATGTAAGAACCGTTTGTCAACTTTTCTATTTTCCACACTTGCCCTTGGCTGCTCTTTTCATTTTTGGACAAATAAAGAGATGCGGCATTGTCGTGCACGTCTCTGTTATCTACTACAAAACCTGAGGGGCTAACAATCTTGTATAAGATGTTTGGGTTTATTTCCTGAGAGAAGAGTTTTGGGCATATTAACATACTCAGGAAAAAACAAAAATAAATAATTCGCATTCGCTTTAATTTTTAATAAATTCTGTTTTCTGATACTTTAAGGGTGTTTTTTCGAATGTTAAAGATAATATTTATATTCATAATAATACTAACCGCTGCCCCACATTCCCGATATATTGTATATTCTCTCATCAATTCATTTTTCTGGCAACTGTAGGGGCGATCCCTTGTGATCGCCCGAATATAAACGGGCAGAGACAAGCCACTGCCCCTACTTATTCATCACTTTTCTAAATAATTATCTATTATAAATAACATTATTATAACAGATATGGCAAAGTATACTGAAAAACTGGCAGAAAAGATTGTCTCGCTGATAGAAGAAGACACATACTCTATCACAGAAATTTGCAAACACCTGAAAATAACGCGCAAATCATTCTATGAATGGAGAGACAAGAAACCCGAATTTAGAAAAGCAATAGAAGCGGCAATTGAAAGCAGGGATGAGACACTGGCAATCACTGCCCGCCGATCGTTAAAGAAAAAGCTGGAAGGTTATACACTCACCGAGATACGGACTACCTATGTTCCTGACAAAGAGAATC
Encoded here:
- a CDS encoding glycoside hydrolase family 2 TIM barrel-domain containing protein, whose translation is MRIIYFCFFLSMLICPKLFSQEINPNILYKIVSPSGFVVDNRDVHDNAASLYLSKNEKSSQGQVWKIEKLTNGSYMISNPFIYKSIDNNNTTTGNGNPIIQWDSNKSNINQQWQLNVTGTGAFAIIHKASQMALAFTGEDAIGAQLSQLPNSSQTWRLVPTNIKPPKEEKLKPSKNDWENETIFAINKEPGHVTYIPFPSVESLKKDKSFDKPWEEPSSSLYLSLNGDWKFHWVKKPSERPKDFYKTNYDVSSWKEIPVPSNWEMHGYGTPIYTNITYPFKNNPPFIQPQKGYTNEIEVNPVGSYRRDFSIPADWDGKEIILHFDGVYSGIYVWINGKKVGYSQGANNVAEFNITNYVKAGTNTIAAEVYRWTDASYIEDQDMFRLSGIHRPVYLYAAPKVHVRDYFLQSDFKGDDYSSALFKVKASIKNYYKKASQATTLGVSLLDTKGKEVANITQPVGALKANQEQEYDIQASVTNPSLWSAEKPNLYTAIITLKDNNGNVLEAMSSKFGFRKIEIKNKRVYINNEQVFFKGTNRHDIHPRFGKAVPVESMIQDIVMMKQHNLNTIRTSHYPNDPRMYALYDYYGLYVMDEADLENHGNHSISGMPSWIPAFKDRIERVIQRDKNHPSVIFWSLGNEGGNGDNFDEMYKVAKLLDPSRPVHYEGKNEVADIDSHMYPDLARMAAFDQRDTDKPYFLCEYVHSMGNAPGNIAEYWDYIENKSQRMIGGCVWDWVDQGLNMYGKPDNQYYLGGDFGDKPNDFDFVCNGLTTPDRRVTAKLLEIKKIYQYIKFRELSLNTGKIEIENKYDFTNLNEFNIKWEVLKDGVKSESGTMPSIDLAPNQKTTITVPYNKNLDAGSEYLLNIYFTLKNDTNWEKAGYEMASAQFALNGRQPLSSVDTSSMSDVQVSTQGDNLVIGGRNFKTAFNSQTGIMTSLQYGGKEMIHNQSGFNLNWYRSVNNDKYTDQNYYTTENDKPMFSYQLSPDKKSVTILSATTATIKSPKEVRIPYTVKYTIYGDGTIDVDANFTSPSAGSFVHRLGLQVVLPEGMENVRYYGRGPHENYWDRKVSAYIGQYQTTAKGMEQEHYVRAQSMGNREEVRWVTITDQNKKGIKIQSKDRLGFSALHFTDQALWEAVHDFKLNEIRKPEVYLSLDCIQQGLGNASCGPLPLPQYMIPANQNLGYSFRIQGVE